The Leucoraja erinacea ecotype New England chromosome 19, Leri_hhj_1, whole genome shotgun sequence genome has a segment encoding these proteins:
- the tm7sf3 gene encoding transmembrane 7 superfamily member 3 isoform X3, whose product MSLEAIMLNIPENVTFITIQVHAQYADMTLSLKIPENVSSTLSPDPSLLLSLKPRESTFTWHLQTQAQNVTAMSVILPYTARDPVPGGCSLGSNLTIDPNVHLEYNMYEATISFAPANVGYTRGAAPPTCEATRQAPHWRLQYNVYQYFLPEGDLSETVLFASLQKMAEVHQVEANGVKLFQLGGQDETSIRVTSIRGQGVIYNVIVKDPEMNTSAAYTLVHMYGCSFTAKVDNCYTLRSSSTRIFFVLVGLYGLFICFFGHQYLKIGLFFFGFIILAFLSFVLIMRTSSLGYSVVLSLTSALGYVGGGLMVVIWWRFGSVPLSMLLIGLVLGFLLSSMVIFTPVGNFKVFQDDSVFWVTFMGLALLVPLLFFSCPRVLNILACGIIGSYAVILAIHTFVFTSLAYITLNILKRALNDDFKVAYSNVPFQKNDFILISVWMVLLVSGVIFQFAREKDELVFPPHPYQTWKRDRERRKTNVLDPSHHVPPIKERVRNALATFNQLFIRQQPVGEQTPLLL is encoded by the exons ATGTCGTTGGAAGCCATTATGTTGAACATTCCTGAGAACGTAACATTCATCACCATTCAAGTCCACGCCCAGTATGCGGACATGACTCTCTCCCTCAAG ATTCCTGAAAATGTATCTTCAACATTGAGTCCTGACCCAAGCTTGCTGCTCAGCCTAAAACCAAGAGAAAGTACGTTCACGTGGCACCTCCAGACCCAGGCCCAAAATGTCACTGCAATGTCCGTCATTCTGCCCTACACAGCACGAG ATCCTGTACCCGGTGGATGCAGCCTGGGGTCCAACTTGACAATTGATCCAAACGTACACTTGGAGTACAACATGTATGAAGCCACGATCAGTTTTGCTCCGGCAAATGTTGGCTACACAAG GGGAGCGGCTCCACCTACATGCGAGGCCACTAGACAAGCACCCCACTGGCGGCTCCAGTACAACGTCTACCAGTATTTTCTTCCTGAGGGTGATCTGTCAGAGACGGTCCTCTTTGCTTCTCTTCAGAAGATGGCTGAGGTTCATCAGGTGGAAGCCAACGGAGTCAAG CTGTTCCAGCTGGGTGGCCAAGACGAGACCAGCATCAGGGTGACCTCCATCCGTGGGCAAGGAGTGATTTACAATGTTATTGTTAAGGATCCAGAGATGAACACATCCGCGGCCTACACCCTCGTTCACATGTATGGGTGTAGCTTCACCGCCAAAGTGGACAACTGCTACACTCTGA GAAGCAGTTCAACAAGGATATTTTTTGTACTTGTCGGACTCTATGGATTGTTCATTTGCTTCTTTGGGCACCAATACCTGAAAATAG GTCTCTTCTTCTTCGGATTTATAATCCTGGCGTTTCTCTCCTTCGTTCTGATCATGCGGACATCTTCCCTGGGCTACAGCG TGGTTCTAAGTCTGACGAGTGCcttgggttacgttgggggaggATTGATGGTCGTTATCTGGTGGCGCTTTGGATCGGTGCCCTTGTCCATGCTGCTGATCGGGTTGGTGCTTGGATTCCTGCTCTCCTCCATGGTCATCTTCACACCCGTGG GAAACTTCAAGGTGTTCCAGGATGATTCTGTCTTCTGGGTGACGTTTATGGGTCTGGCTTTGCTCGTTCCCCTCCTTTTCTTCAGCTGCCCGCGAGTT TTGAATATATTGGCGTGTGGGATTATTGGCTCCTACGCAGTGATCCTTGCGATCCACACCTTTGTGTTCACCAGCCTTGCCTACATCACACTCAACATCCTCAAACGAGCCCTGAATGATGACTTCAAAGTCGCCTACTCAAATGTTCCTTTCCAGAAAAATG ACTTCATCTTGATATCGGTGTGGATGGTCTTGCTGGTAAGTGGAGTAATATTCCAGTTTGCCCGTGAGAAGGATGAACTAGTCTTCCCACCTCATCCATACCAAACCTGGAAACGGGATCGGGAGCGCCGCAAAACCAACGTCTTGGACCCCAGTCACCATGTTCCACCCATCAAGGAGCGGGTGAGGAATGCACTGGCTACCTTTAACCAACTCTTCATCAGACAAC
- the tm7sf3 gene encoding transmembrane 7 superfamily member 3 isoform X1 has translation MYSVLGPGSVGWVGLFLFQLALPQTLPGQTEFELGRFQEITLIRNMSLEAIMLNIPENVTFITIQVHAQYADMTLSLKIPENVSSTLSPDPSLLLSLKPRESTFTWHLQTQAQNVTAMSVILPYTARDPVPGGCSLGSNLTIDPNVHLEYNMYEATISFAPANVGYTRGAAPPTCEATRQAPHWRLQYNVYQYFLPEGDLSETVLFASLQKMAEVHQVEANGVKLFQLGGQDETSIRVTSIRGQGVIYNVIVKDPEMNTSAAYTLVHMYGCSFTAKVDNCYTLRSSSTRIFFVLVGLYGLFICFFGHQYLKIGLFFFGFIILAFLSFVLIMRTSSLGYSVVLSLTSALGYVGGGLMVVIWWRFGSVPLSMLLIGLVLGFLLSSMVIFTPVGNFKVFQDDSVFWVTFMGLALLVPLLFFSCPRVLNILACGIIGSYAVILAIHTFVFTSLAYITLNILKRALNDDFKVAYSNVPFQKNDFILISVWMVLLVSGVIFQFAREKDELVFPPHPYQTWKRDRERRKTNVLDPSHHVPPIKERVRNALATFNQLFIRQQPVGEQTPLLL, from the exons GTCAAACGGAATTTGAACTCGGAAGGTTTCAGGAGATAACTTTAATTAGGAACATGTCGTTGGAAGCCATTATGTTGAACATTCCTGAGAACGTAACATTCATCACCATTCAAGTCCACGCCCAGTATGCGGACATGACTCTCTCCCTCAAG ATTCCTGAAAATGTATCTTCAACATTGAGTCCTGACCCAAGCTTGCTGCTCAGCCTAAAACCAAGAGAAAGTACGTTCACGTGGCACCTCCAGACCCAGGCCCAAAATGTCACTGCAATGTCCGTCATTCTGCCCTACACAGCACGAG ATCCTGTACCCGGTGGATGCAGCCTGGGGTCCAACTTGACAATTGATCCAAACGTACACTTGGAGTACAACATGTATGAAGCCACGATCAGTTTTGCTCCGGCAAATGTTGGCTACACAAG GGGAGCGGCTCCACCTACATGCGAGGCCACTAGACAAGCACCCCACTGGCGGCTCCAGTACAACGTCTACCAGTATTTTCTTCCTGAGGGTGATCTGTCAGAGACGGTCCTCTTTGCTTCTCTTCAGAAGATGGCTGAGGTTCATCAGGTGGAAGCCAACGGAGTCAAG CTGTTCCAGCTGGGTGGCCAAGACGAGACCAGCATCAGGGTGACCTCCATCCGTGGGCAAGGAGTGATTTACAATGTTATTGTTAAGGATCCAGAGATGAACACATCCGCGGCCTACACCCTCGTTCACATGTATGGGTGTAGCTTCACCGCCAAAGTGGACAACTGCTACACTCTGA GAAGCAGTTCAACAAGGATATTTTTTGTACTTGTCGGACTCTATGGATTGTTCATTTGCTTCTTTGGGCACCAATACCTGAAAATAG GTCTCTTCTTCTTCGGATTTATAATCCTGGCGTTTCTCTCCTTCGTTCTGATCATGCGGACATCTTCCCTGGGCTACAGCG TGGTTCTAAGTCTGACGAGTGCcttgggttacgttgggggaggATTGATGGTCGTTATCTGGTGGCGCTTTGGATCGGTGCCCTTGTCCATGCTGCTGATCGGGTTGGTGCTTGGATTCCTGCTCTCCTCCATGGTCATCTTCACACCCGTGG GAAACTTCAAGGTGTTCCAGGATGATTCTGTCTTCTGGGTGACGTTTATGGGTCTGGCTTTGCTCGTTCCCCTCCTTTTCTTCAGCTGCCCGCGAGTT TTGAATATATTGGCGTGTGGGATTATTGGCTCCTACGCAGTGATCCTTGCGATCCACACCTTTGTGTTCACCAGCCTTGCCTACATCACACTCAACATCCTCAAACGAGCCCTGAATGATGACTTCAAAGTCGCCTACTCAAATGTTCCTTTCCAGAAAAATG ACTTCATCTTGATATCGGTGTGGATGGTCTTGCTGGTAAGTGGAGTAATATTCCAGTTTGCCCGTGAGAAGGATGAACTAGTCTTCCCACCTCATCCATACCAAACCTGGAAACGGGATCGGGAGCGCCGCAAAACCAACGTCTTGGACCCCAGTCACCATGTTCCACCCATCAAGGAGCGGGTGAGGAATGCACTGGCTACCTTTAACCAACTCTTCATCAGACAAC
- the tm7sf3 gene encoding transmembrane 7 superfamily member 3 isoform X2: protein MYSVLGPGSVGWVGLFLFQLALPQTLPGQTEFELGRFQEITLIRNMSLEAIMLNIPENVTFITIQVHAQYADMTLSLKIPENVSSTLSPDPSLLLSLKPRESTFTWHLQTQAQNVTAMSVILPYTARDPVPGGCSLGSNLTIDPNVHLEYNMYEATISFAPANVGYTRGAAPPTCEATRQAPHWRLQYNVYQYFLPEGDLSETVLFASLQKMAEVHQVEANGVKLGGQDETSIRVTSIRGQGVIYNVIVKDPEMNTSAAYTLVHMYGCSFTAKVDNCYTLRSSSTRIFFVLVGLYGLFICFFGHQYLKIGLFFFGFIILAFLSFVLIMRTSSLGYSVVLSLTSALGYVGGGLMVVIWWRFGSVPLSMLLIGLVLGFLLSSMVIFTPVGNFKVFQDDSVFWVTFMGLALLVPLLFFSCPRVLNILACGIIGSYAVILAIHTFVFTSLAYITLNILKRALNDDFKVAYSNVPFQKNDFILISVWMVLLVSGVIFQFAREKDELVFPPHPYQTWKRDRERRKTNVLDPSHHVPPIKERVRNALATFNQLFIRQQPVGEQTPLLL, encoded by the exons GTCAAACGGAATTTGAACTCGGAAGGTTTCAGGAGATAACTTTAATTAGGAACATGTCGTTGGAAGCCATTATGTTGAACATTCCTGAGAACGTAACATTCATCACCATTCAAGTCCACGCCCAGTATGCGGACATGACTCTCTCCCTCAAG ATTCCTGAAAATGTATCTTCAACATTGAGTCCTGACCCAAGCTTGCTGCTCAGCCTAAAACCAAGAGAAAGTACGTTCACGTGGCACCTCCAGACCCAGGCCCAAAATGTCACTGCAATGTCCGTCATTCTGCCCTACACAGCACGAG ATCCTGTACCCGGTGGATGCAGCCTGGGGTCCAACTTGACAATTGATCCAAACGTACACTTGGAGTACAACATGTATGAAGCCACGATCAGTTTTGCTCCGGCAAATGTTGGCTACACAAG GGGAGCGGCTCCACCTACATGCGAGGCCACTAGACAAGCACCCCACTGGCGGCTCCAGTACAACGTCTACCAGTATTTTCTTCCTGAGGGTGATCTGTCAGAGACGGTCCTCTTTGCTTCTCTTCAGAAGATGGCTGAGGTTCATCAGGTGGAAGCCAACGGAGTCAAG CTGGGTGGCCAAGACGAGACCAGCATCAGGGTGACCTCCATCCGTGGGCAAGGAGTGATTTACAATGTTATTGTTAAGGATCCAGAGATGAACACATCCGCGGCCTACACCCTCGTTCACATGTATGGGTGTAGCTTCACCGCCAAAGTGGACAACTGCTACACTCTGA GAAGCAGTTCAACAAGGATATTTTTTGTACTTGTCGGACTCTATGGATTGTTCATTTGCTTCTTTGGGCACCAATACCTGAAAATAG GTCTCTTCTTCTTCGGATTTATAATCCTGGCGTTTCTCTCCTTCGTTCTGATCATGCGGACATCTTCCCTGGGCTACAGCG TGGTTCTAAGTCTGACGAGTGCcttgggttacgttgggggaggATTGATGGTCGTTATCTGGTGGCGCTTTGGATCGGTGCCCTTGTCCATGCTGCTGATCGGGTTGGTGCTTGGATTCCTGCTCTCCTCCATGGTCATCTTCACACCCGTGG GAAACTTCAAGGTGTTCCAGGATGATTCTGTCTTCTGGGTGACGTTTATGGGTCTGGCTTTGCTCGTTCCCCTCCTTTTCTTCAGCTGCCCGCGAGTT TTGAATATATTGGCGTGTGGGATTATTGGCTCCTACGCAGTGATCCTTGCGATCCACACCTTTGTGTTCACCAGCCTTGCCTACATCACACTCAACATCCTCAAACGAGCCCTGAATGATGACTTCAAAGTCGCCTACTCAAATGTTCCTTTCCAGAAAAATG ACTTCATCTTGATATCGGTGTGGATGGTCTTGCTGGTAAGTGGAGTAATATTCCAGTTTGCCCGTGAGAAGGATGAACTAGTCTTCCCACCTCATCCATACCAAACCTGGAAACGGGATCGGGAGCGCCGCAAAACCAACGTCTTGGACCCCAGTCACCATGTTCCACCCATCAAGGAGCGGGTGAGGAATGCACTGGCTACCTTTAACCAACTCTTCATCAGACAAC